In Tachyglossus aculeatus isolate mTacAcu1 chromosome 10, mTacAcu1.pri, whole genome shotgun sequence, the following proteins share a genomic window:
- the TSGA13 gene encoding testis-specific gene 13 protein isoform X2, with amino-acid sequence MQEDRDLSQNNTLDFSDSQEWFQEITTKSKFVLENLQEYTNRPDLAHYYKPPKPSRLQRFLTHFRRDKGLMFRLLEFDREMTTLILTNNPFPNLLDWQGEDTLLRYFSQELLNEKQQKSKEHVSFPPLVPQRKTERARTNQDFAVTLVEDPKPRQRRWFRFSTDSDFKTEGRFSKGCAKKKQKKMYPQLCFAPAPRTADEMLGLAPGKSGIMKSRGNSTMAKEPLTLATLLEENPTKDVPGEHGFRYGRAPQWLVNSAVVHR; translated from the exons ATGCAAGAGGACAGAGACCTGTCTCAAAACAACACCCTGGacttttcagactcccaggaatgG TTTCAGGAGATTACAACGAAGTCCAAGTTTGTCTTAGAGAACCTTCAGGAGTACACCAACCGTCCGGACTTG GCCCACTACTACAAGCCACCCAAGCCCTCACGGCTCCAGCGGTTCCTCACCCATTTCCGGAGAGACAAAGGCCTCATGTTCCGGCTTTTGGAGTTCGACCGTGAGATGACCACCCTGATCTTGACCAACAACCCGTTTCCCAACCTCCTCGACTGGCAGGGAGAGGACACCCTCCTCCGCTACTTCTCCCAGGAGCTGCTGAATGAG AAGCAACAAAAGTCTAAGGAGCACGTCAGTTTTCCCCCGCTGGTGCCGCAGCGGAAGACGGAAAGGGCCAGGACAAACCAGGATTTCGCCGTGACCCTGGTGGAAGACCCTAAGCCCAGGCAAAGGAGGTGGTTCAG ATTTTCCACCGACAGCGATTTCAAGACGGAAGGGCGTTTTTCAAAGGGCTGTgcaaagaagaagcagaagaaaatgTATCCCCAACTCTGCTTTGCTCCCGCTCCTAGAACAG CAGACGAAATGCTGGGGCTGGCTCCTGGGAAGTCGGGAATCATGAAGAGCAGAGGGAATTCTACAATGGCCAAGGAGCCCTTGACCCTGGCCACCCTCCTGGAAGAAAACCCCACCAAGGATGTGCCCGGGGAACACGGCTTCCGATACGGGAGAGCTCCGCAGTGGCTGGTCAACAGCGCGGTGGTCCATAGATGA
- the TSGA13 gene encoding testis-specific gene 13 protein isoform X1 — MQEDRDLSQNNTLDFSDSQEWFQEITTKSKFVLENLQEYTNRPDLAHYYKPPKPSRLQRFLTHFRRDKGLMFRLLEFDREMTTLILTNNPFPNLLDWQGEDTLLRYFSQELLNEQKQQKSKEHVSFPPLVPQRKTERARTNQDFAVTLVEDPKPRQRRWFRFSTDSDFKTEGRFSKGCAKKKQKKMYPQLCFAPAPRTADEMLGLAPGKSGIMKSRGNSTMAKEPLTLATLLEENPTKDVPGEHGFRYGRAPQWLVNSAVVHR, encoded by the exons ATGCAAGAGGACAGAGACCTGTCTCAAAACAACACCCTGGacttttcagactcccaggaatgG TTTCAGGAGATTACAACGAAGTCCAAGTTTGTCTTAGAGAACCTTCAGGAGTACACCAACCGTCCGGACTTG GCCCACTACTACAAGCCACCCAAGCCCTCACGGCTCCAGCGGTTCCTCACCCATTTCCGGAGAGACAAAGGCCTCATGTTCCGGCTTTTGGAGTTCGACCGTGAGATGACCACCCTGATCTTGACCAACAACCCGTTTCCCAACCTCCTCGACTGGCAGGGAGAGGACACCCTCCTCCGCTACTTCTCCCAGGAGCTGCTGAATGAG CAGAAGCAACAAAAGTCTAAGGAGCACGTCAGTTTTCCCCCGCTGGTGCCGCAGCGGAAGACGGAAAGGGCCAGGACAAACCAGGATTTCGCCGTGACCCTGGTGGAAGACCCTAAGCCCAGGCAAAGGAGGTGGTTCAG ATTTTCCACCGACAGCGATTTCAAGACGGAAGGGCGTTTTTCAAAGGGCTGTgcaaagaagaagcagaagaaaatgTATCCCCAACTCTGCTTTGCTCCCGCTCCTAGAACAG CAGACGAAATGCTGGGGCTGGCTCCTGGGAAGTCGGGAATCATGAAGAGCAGAGGGAATTCTACAATGGCCAAGGAGCCCTTGACCCTGGCCACCCTCCTGGAAGAAAACCCCACCAAGGATGTGCCCGGGGAACACGGCTTCCGATACGGGAGAGCTCCGCAGTGGCTGGTCAACAGCGCGGTGGTCCATAGATGA